One Aegilops tauschii subsp. strangulata cultivar AL8/78 chromosome 7, Aet v6.0, whole genome shotgun sequence genomic window carries:
- the LOC109749010 gene encoding thaumatin-like protein 1 → MAQPSLLLGSPASIVLLLLSFFQGPVVSAITFTFANRCTDTVWPGLLSGSTSPPLETTGFALSPGQSRSIYGPTGWSGRFWARSGCNFNGGKGTCVTGDCGSGEIECRGAGATPPATLAEFTLDGDGGKDFYDVSLVDGYNLPMLVQPSAPGCPDTGCLVDLNERCPSELRSGGGLACRSACEAFGKPEFCCNGAYGNPDTCHPSQYSQLFKSACPKSYSYAYDDATSTFTCNHTDYTITFCPQSNPYSGKTNKHALRRPSHEQLEDDVWLASLKKTSGARGSTMASWSASGGFQAALAIAVVVVLAAAQGGHPRFR, encoded by the exons ATGGCTCAGCCGTCGCTGCTCCTCGGCTCTCCGGCATCGatcgtcctcctccttctctcctTCTTCCAAG GGCCGGTAGTGAGCGCCATCACGTTCACCTTCGCCAACCGGTGCACGGACACGGTGTGGCCCGGGCTGCTCTCGGGCTCCACCTCGCCGCCGCTGGAAACCACCGGCTTCGCGCTCTCGCCGGGCCAGTCGCGCTCAATCTACGGGCCCACCGGGTGGTCGGGCCGCTTCTGGGCGCGCTCTGGCTGTAATTTCAACGGCGGCAAGGGCACCTGCGTCACGGGGGACTGCGGCTCCGGCGAGATAGAGTGCCGCGGCGCCGGGGCCACCCCGCCCGCCACGCTCGCGGAGTTCACCCtcgacggcgacggcgggaagGACTTCTACGACGTCAGCCTCGTCGACGGCTACAACCTGCCCATGCTGGTGCAGCCGTCCGCGCCTGGGTGCCCCGACACCGGGTGCCTCGTCGACCTCAACGAGCGCTGCCCCTCGGAGCTCCGCTCCGGCGGCGGCCTCGCCTGCCGCAGCGCCTGCGAGGCCTTCGGCAAGCCCGAGTTCTGCTGCAACGGCGCCTACGGGAACCCTGACACGTGCCACCCCTCCCAGTACTCGCAGCTCTTCAAGTCGGCGTGCCCCAAGTCCTACAGCTACGCCTACGACGACGCCACCTCCACCTTCACCTGCAACCACACCGATTACACCATTACCTTCTGCCCGCAGTCCAATCCTTACAG TGGCAAAACGAACAAGCACGCATTGCGGAGGCCGAGCCATGAGCAGCTTGAAGACGACGTGTGGCTGGCATCTTTGAAGAAAACCAGCGGCGCCCGTGGAAGCACCATGGCATCGTGGTCGGCGTCCGGAGGTTTTCAAGCCGCCCTGGCAATTGCTGTGGTGGTTGTGCTTGCCGCGGCACAGGGGGGTCATCCCCGTTTCAGATGA